Proteins from one Thermococcus sp. genomic window:
- the dcd gene encoding dCTP deaminase, with product MMLPDWKIRKEILIEPFSEKSLQPAGYDLRVGREAYINGELIDVKEAGRVAIPPKTYALILTLERVKLPDDVMGDMKLRSSLAREGLLGSFAWVDPGWDGNLTLGIYNASNEPVELAYGERFVQIAFIRLEGPARNPYRGNYQGSQHLALSKRRKR from the coding sequence ATGATGCTCCCGGACTGGAAAATCAGAAAGGAAATTCTAATCGAGCCCTTCAGCGAAAAGTCCCTCCAGCCGGCAGGCTACGACCTTCGCGTTGGAAGGGAGGCTTACATAAATGGAGAACTGATAGACGTTAAAGAGGCCGGAAGAGTTGCAATCCCCCCCAAGACGTACGCGCTCATCCTGACCCTTGAGAGGGTCAAGCTTCCCGACGATGTTATGGGCGACATGAAGCTCAGGAGCAGCCTCGCCAGGGAGGGCCTCCTTGGGTCGTTCGCGTGGGTTGACCCGGGCTGGGACGGCAACCTGACCCTTGGAATCTACAACGCATCAAACGAACCGGTTGAGCTCGCCTACGGAGAGCGCTTCGTGCAGATAGCCTTCATAAGGCTGGAAGGTCCGGCCAGAAACCCCTACCGCGGGAACTACCAGGGGAGCCAACACCTGGCACTCTCAAAGAGGAGGAAAAGATAA